The following proteins are co-located in the Cetobacterium sp. ZOR0034 genome:
- a CDS encoding MATE family efflux transporter has translation MLEKLEKEKISKLIIQYSLPALVAMGVNIFYNLADRFFIGYYIGRMGIAGVSLTMPISTFNLATGLLFGIGSGVLMSINLGKGDLKRGENILGNGFTLLFLIGILQTILLFLFTDKVILALGGSGELFNYTMSYLKPLSVGIFLQVMYVGTNEMIIGSGAPKKAMLIGLIGCLTNIILDPIFINILNLGMKGAALATVIGNFIAVISQLIYLSKYSEHLKLKPYNLLLKWQRVKELTIIGTPAFLVQFFTALVVVLTNIILKKLGGDLYIATFGILSSLYLIVFLPIVAIYQGTQPILGYNYGRENLNRVQKICKKSLLYSTIVATLGFLVTVLASDFLMNIFAKTDYQLKLTAINSSKIYFSMIFLLGINVIGAGYFQAIGKFKTSLILNVSKQCFLTIPLIFILSWKFGIKGLWLASAITECLMALITLLYLKKENIRILV, from the coding sequence ATGTTAGAAAAATTAGAAAAAGAAAAAATTAGTAAACTTATTATTCAATACTCCCTTCCAGCACTAGTTGCAATGGGAGTTAATATTTTTTATAATTTAGCCGATAGATTTTTTATAGGTTATTATATTGGAAGAATGGGAATTGCGGGCGTTAGTTTAACAATGCCAATCTCTACATTTAATTTAGCCACAGGACTTTTATTTGGAATTGGATCCGGTGTTCTTATGAGTATTAATCTAGGAAAAGGAGATTTAAAGCGTGGAGAAAATATTCTTGGAAATGGATTCACCTTACTATTTTTAATAGGAATACTTCAAACTATTTTACTATTTTTATTTACAGATAAAGTTATTTTAGCTTTAGGTGGAAGTGGAGAACTTTTTAATTATACAATGAGCTATTTAAAACCACTTTCAGTTGGAATATTTTTACAGGTTATGTATGTTGGAACCAATGAAATGATAATTGGCAGTGGAGCACCTAAAAAAGCTATGTTAATTGGACTTATAGGATGTTTGACAAATATCATTTTAGATCCTATCTTTATAAATATTTTAAATTTAGGAATGAAAGGAGCTGCTTTAGCTACAGTTATTGGAAATTTCATAGCTGTTATTTCTCAACTGATATACTTGAGTAAATACAGTGAGCATTTGAAATTAAAACCTTACAATCTACTATTGAAGTGGCAGAGAGTTAAAGAACTTACGATTATTGGTACACCAGCATTTTTAGTCCAGTTTTTTACTGCACTTGTTGTTGTTCTTACAAATATTATTTTAAAAAAACTTGGAGGTGATTTATATATTGCTACTTTTGGAATTTTAAGTAGTTTATATCTTATAGTATTTTTGCCTATTGTTGCAATTTATCAAGGAACACAACCTATTTTAGGATATAACTATGGACGTGAAAATTTAAATAGAGTTCAAAAGATTTGTAAAAAATCTTTGTTATATAGCACAATTGTTGCCACTCTTGGATTTTTAGTAACTGTTTTAGCAAGTGATTTTCTTATGAATATTTTTGCAAAAACTGATTATCAATTAAAATTAACTGCAATAAATAGTTCTAAAATTTATTTTTCTATGATTTTTCTTTTAGGAATAAATGTTATTGGAGCAGGATATTTTCAAGCTATTGGAAAATTTAAAACAAGTTTAATATTAAATGTTTCTAAACAATGTTTTTTAACAATTCCTTTGATTTTTATTTTGTCATGGAAATTTGGAATAAAGGGTTTATGGTTAGCTTCCGCAATTACAGAGTGTTTAATGGCTTTAATTACTTTATTATATTTAAAAAAAGAAAATATTAGAATACTTGTTTAG
- the ndk gene encoding nucleoside-diphosphate kinase — protein sequence MEKTLLIIKPDAVERKLIGEIIQRVERKGLEIKALKMETISLEKAKKHYEDHRGKEFYDNLVEFITSGPLVLMVIEGKECIKIVRAMAGSTSPIDAVPGTIRGDFSLDVLKNIVHTSDSLESSEREIKNFFKNI from the coding sequence ATGGAAAAAACATTGCTAATAATAAAACCGGATGCAGTTGAAAGAAAGTTGATAGGGGAGATTATTCAAAGAGTTGAAAGAAAAGGATTGGAAATAAAAGCTCTAAAGATGGAAACGATTTCGTTAGAAAAAGCTAAAAAACATTATGAAGATCATAGAGGAAAAGAATTTTATGATAATTTAGTTGAATTTATAACATCTGGTCCACTAGTTTTAATGGTGATAGAGGGTAAAGAGTGTATAAAAATAGTTAGAGCTATGGCAGGAAGCACTTCACCTATAGATGCGGTTCCAGGAACTATAAGGGGAGATTTTTCGTTAGATGTATTAAAAAATATTGTTCATACTTCTGATAGTTTAGAAAGTAGCGAAAGAGAGATTAAAAACTTTTTTAAAAATATTTAA
- a CDS encoding YkvA family protein, with protein sequence MDKIILKFFKSFSGKKLTSKDLKLAVKKAMNLGATAEDLLLIINLIKDTKNKKYKLDKKCFFILTTAIVYVIAPIDAVSDLIPVAGWVDDATLIGYVARSYADVLRDYKEFTRVNISNDKKEHTE encoded by the coding sequence ATGGATAAAATAATTTTAAAATTTTTTAAAAGCTTTAGTGGAAAAAAATTAACTTCTAAGGATTTGAAATTGGCTGTAAAAAAAGCCATGAATTTAGGTGCTACTGCTGAGGATCTACTTCTTATTATAAATTTAATAAAAGATACAAAAAATAAAAAATACAAACTAGATAAAAAATGTTTCTTTATTTTAACTACAGCTATAGTATATGTTATTGCACCTATTGATGCTGTATCAGATTTAATCCCTGTCGCTGGATGGGTAGATGATGCAACTCTTATTGGATATGTAGCTCGAAGCTATGCTGATGTTTTAAGAGATTATAAAGAGTTTACTAGAGTTAATATATCAAACGATAAAAAAGAACACACTGAATAG